CTGAAGCGGGAGTTGACCGTGCCGACCGTCGGCCAGACCGTCATCCTCACCCGGATCGCCAAGCGCGCCACCCCCATGCCCGAGGGCGAGGACCTCGCCACCCTCGGCCGCAGCGGCGCCCTCCTCGTGCTGCACCTGGCCGCCGGGTACGTGGACGACGTGGTCGAGCAGCTCCTCCCCCACTACGGCGCCGACTGCCCTGCCGCCGTCGTCGCGATGGCCAGCCGGCCCGACGAACTGGTGCTGCGCGGCACCGTCGGCGACATCGCCGAGCAGGTCAAGGCGGCAGGCGTGGTCCGCACCGCCGTCATCATCGTCGGCCGCACCCTGGCCGCCGAACAGTTCCGCGACAGCCACCTCTACTCGGCGGACCGCGAGCGCCCGCACGAGCCCTGCGGGGCGTGATGCGGCACCTGCTCATCCTCGGCGGGACGACGGAGGGACGGGCCCTGGCCGCCGCCGTCGACGGCCGCCCGTCCCTGCGGGTCACCAGCTCGCTGGCCGGCCGCACCGCCCAACCCCGGCTGCCCGCCGGGGAGGTGAGGATCGGCGGCTTCGGCGGCCCGGACGGGCTGGCGCACTGGCTGCGCGAGCAACGGGTGGACGCCGTCATCGATGCCACCCACCCGTTCGCCGCCGGCATCTCGCAGAACGCCGCACTCGCGGCCGCCGCCACCGGCGTCCCGCTGCTGGCGCTGCGCCGCCCCGGCTTCACACCCGTCGACGGGGACCGCTGGCTCCCCGTCCCCTCGCTCGCCGCAGCGGCCGACCTGCTGCCGTGCCGCGGTGAGCGGGTGTTCCTCACCATCGGACGACAGGGCATCGCCGCCTTCGCCCACGTCGTCGGGGCCCACTTCCTCGCCCGCTCGGTCGACCCGCCCGAGCCGCCGCTGCCGCCCTCCTTCGAACTCCTGCTGGACCGCGGCCCGTTCACGATCCACGGCGAGGAGGCGCTGCTGCGCGCGCACGACATCGACATCCTGGTCACCAAGGACAGCGGCGGCGCCGCGACGGCACCCAAACTCGCCGCCGCCCGCGGGCTGCAGCTGCCCGTGGTCATCGTGGAGCGCCCCCCGGTGCCGGACGGCCTGCCGGTCGTACCGGACGTGGCGGGCGCGGTGCACTGGCTGGAACAGCTGGGCTGAACCCGGGCCGAGTGCGCCCACCGGCGAGTAGCGCCGGCCGAGTCGACCGAGCGGGAGCACCGCACGGAACAACCCGGTGTTCGCGGAGTACGTGAACACCGGGTTGTACGTGGCGATCCTGCTGACCGGGCTCAACGGGTAAGCCCGGTCAGTGGGGTGACGATCCGTCAGATGTCGCGGAAGGTCTCGATCCGGGCGCCGATGGAGTTGAGGCGCTCGGCGAGGTCCTCGTAGCCGCGGTTGATGACGTAGACATTGCGCAGGACAGAGGTGCCCTGGGCGGCGAGCATGGCGAGGAGGATGACCACGGCGGGGCGCAGGGCCGGCGGGCACATCATCTCGGCGGCGCGCCAGCGGGTGGGGCCCTGGACCAGGACGCGGTGCGGGTCGAGGAGCTTGACGTCGGCGCCGAGGCGGGTCAGCTCGGTGAGGTAGATCGCGCGGTTGTCGTACACCCAGTCGTGGATCATCGTGGTGCCGTGGGCGGCCGCGGCGATGGCGGCGAAGAACGGCACGTTGTCGATGTTGATGCCGGGGAACGGCATCGGGTGGATGGTGTCGATCGGCGCGGTCAGCTTGGAGGGGCGCACGGTGAGGTCGACCAGGCGCGTGTGGCCGTTGTGGGCCGGGTACTCCGGGGTGCGGTCGTAGTCGAGGCCCATGCCCTCCAGCACCGCGAGCTCGATCTCCAGGAACTCGATCGGCACCCGGCGGATGGTCAGCTCGGAGGAGGTGACGACGGCGGCGGCGAGCAGGCTCATGGCCTCCACCGGGTCCTCGGCCGGGGTGTAGTCGACGTCGCAGGTGATCTCCGGGACGCCGTGCACGGTGAGGGTGGTGGTGCCGATGCCCTCGATCCGGACGCCCAGCTCCTCCAGGAAGAAGCAGAGGTCCTGGACCATGTAGTTGGGCGAGGCGTTGCGGATGACGCTCACGCCGTCGTGCCGCGCGGCGGCCAGCAGGGCGTTCTCGGTGACGGTGTCCCCGCGCTCGGTCAGCACGATCGGGCGGTCCAGGGGGGTGCCCGGCTCGACCGAGGCGTGGTAGGCACCGCCGGTGGTGGCGACCTCCAGGCCGAACCGGCGCAGGGCCGTGAGGTGCGGCTGGACGGTGCGGGTGCCGAGGTCGCAGCCGCCCGCGTAGGGGATGGCGAACTGCTGGGCGCGGTGCATCAGCGGGCCGAGGAACATCAGCACGCTGCGGGTGCGGCGGGCCGCCTCGACGTCCATCGCCGCGAGGTCCAGCTCGGCGGGCGGGGTGAGTTCAAGGTCGCGGCCCTCGTTGATCCAGCGGCTCTTGACGCCGATGCTGGTCAGCACTTCGAGG
The genomic region above belongs to Streptomyces sp. 1331.2 and contains:
- the cobM gene encoding precorrin-4 C(11)-methyltransferase, yielding MTVYFIGAGPGAADLITLRGQRVLARAEVCLFAGSLVPRELLDECPPGARLVDTAQLNLDQIVAELVRAHEAGQDVARLHSGDPSVFSAVAEQMRRLDAAGIPYEVVPGVPAFAAAAAALKRELTVPTVGQTVILTRIAKRATPMPEGEDLATLGRSGALLVLHLAAGYVDDVVEQLLPHYGADCPAAVVAMASRPDELVLRGTVGDIAEQVKAAGVVRTAVIIVGRTLAAEQFRDSHLYSADRERPHEPCGA
- a CDS encoding cobalt-precorrin-6A reductase codes for the protein MRHLLILGGTTEGRALAAAVDGRPSLRVTSSLAGRTAQPRLPAGEVRIGGFGGPDGLAHWLREQRVDAVIDATHPFAAGISQNAALAAAATGVPLLALRRPGFTPVDGDRWLPVPSLAAAADLLPCRGERVFLTIGRQGIAAFAHVVGAHFLARSVDPPEPPLPPSFELLLDRGPFTIHGEEALLRAHDIDILVTKDSGGAATAPKLAAARGLQLPVVIVERPPVPDGLPVVPDVAGAVHWLEQLG
- a CDS encoding UDP-N-acetylglucosamine 1-carboxyvinyltransferase, whose amino-acid sequence is MTGDYLTRIGTLIRTARQHRGWSQAQLGEALGTSQSAVNRIEQGKQNVSLEMIARIGEALDSEIVSLGYSGPMHLRVAGGTRLSGAIDVRSSKNACVAILCASLLTTGRTTIRSVARIEEVYRILEVLTSIGVKSRWINEGRDLELTPPAELDLAAMDVEAARRTRSVLMFLGPLMHRAQQFAIPYAGGCDLGTRTVQPHLTALRRFGLEVATTGGAYHASVEPGTPLDRPIVLTERGDTVTENALLAAARHDGVSVIRNASPNYMVQDLCFFLEELGVRIEGIGTTTLTVHGVPEITCDVDYTPAEDPVEAMSLLAAAVVTSSELTIRRVPIEFLEIELAVLEGMGLDYDRTPEYPAHNGHTRLVDLTVRPSKLTAPIDTIHPMPFPGINIDNVPFFAAIAAAAHGTTMIHDWVYDNRAIYLTELTRLGADVKLLDPHRVLVQGPTRWRAAEMMCPPALRPAVVILLAMLAAQGTSVLRNVYVINRGYEDLAERLNSIGARIETFRDI